In the Nitrospira sp. genome, one interval contains:
- a CDS encoding SDR family oxidoreductase, with protein sequence MSLKGTVVLIAGGSGALGRTVTPIFARAGARVITADRDPPPDEIAAGNAMKTDVTDEAAVRRLVDDVIRTAGRLDVLVNLVGGFAMGPVVETDLSLWQRMLTMNVTSAFLLSKAVLPHMMERGTGRILHVAAWAAIEPFPGAAAYLVSKSSLLALIRVLALELKDSGVTVNGVLPTTIDTPANRASMPKTDPSSWARPESIAETLLFLASDKAGQITGAMIPVGTGGGTSVGRRSS encoded by the coding sequence GCCGGGGGATCCGGCGCACTCGGACGAACGGTCACACCGATCTTTGCGCGAGCGGGCGCCCGAGTCATCACCGCAGACCGCGATCCGCCGCCGGACGAGATCGCCGCCGGGAACGCAATGAAGACGGATGTCACTGATGAGGCGGCTGTGCGCCGCCTTGTGGATGACGTGATTCGAACCGCAGGCCGTCTTGATGTGTTGGTGAACCTCGTCGGCGGTTTTGCCATGGGGCCTGTCGTGGAAACCGATCTGTCGCTCTGGCAGCGGATGTTGACCATGAACGTGACCTCGGCGTTCCTGCTGTCGAAAGCCGTTCTGCCCCATATGATGGAACGCGGAACCGGTCGCATTCTGCACGTGGCGGCGTGGGCGGCAATCGAGCCGTTCCCCGGTGCCGCCGCCTATCTCGTCTCGAAATCGAGCTTGCTCGCGCTCATTCGCGTATTGGCGCTCGAACTGAAAGACTCGGGAGTGACGGTCAACGGGGTGCTGCCGACCACCATCGATACGCCCGCCAATCGCGCGAGTATGCCGAAGACCGATCCCTCCTCCTGGGCCAGACCGGAATCCATCGCCGAAACGCTGCTGTTTCTCGCCTCGGACAAAGCCGGTCAGATCACCGGGGCCATGATTCCCGTCGGCACCGGTGGCGGAACATCCGTCGGTAGGCGGTCATCATGA